TTTTGACAGTTAACCTACTGGAGAATCTGGAGTTTTGTGGGTatgaataaatgcattttttcccctgccatcttttgttaattttatatGTTTAAATACAAGCATTTGGTACCATGAGCTAGTTTAATTTCTAGGTAAACCCTGACTGCTTTCTTTTGACTCTATGCAGAACTCAAACCATACTGTGTTTTAGTTTCCTTAAGACCAAGTGAATTAGACAAAttaaaagcctttaaaacagcattaattGACACTTTAGACTTGCAGGGAGAGAATCAGTTTCCTGGGTTCAGaactctttgttttctgttgcagaaatgggaaggaaaCTCTTTTATAACTTCTAAACTCTTTATTACCCAAGTGGTGTACCAGTTGCCAAGTACCTGAGTCCAGTGTTACTGAAGTACTCGGGAGTTTTATCATTGACTTCTCTTGGAGATGTGACCGCTACTGTATGTCTTAATAAGCATTGGTAGCAACAGTCTAGTAGAACGGTTGCTAAATCAGTGATACTTCCTCAGGGATTGTGCTAATGTGCATTTAACTTAATTAccttctgaatgtttttcaaCATGTTTTCACTGAAGTACACGTGATTCAGTATAAATCTCTTTACTGTCAAATATATACTACTTTAAACGTTGCAGAAAACCATATTTTAATCTTGTCCCTGTTGCACAAAGATGTTAAGCATCTTAAACTACTCAAGAACTAATCTTTTTTtgcaatatcttttttttttaataactgcacGATCAGGCTATGTTAGAACTTAAAAGATAGTGTCTCATTTCATaaaggagaatttaaaaaactgaaattcaggaCTGAACGGAGTGAAACTCACAACTTCCTCATTTATACTCTAAAGCAAATATGGTGACTGTAGTGAACTGCTACATTATCAAATAAATTGGGAGTCAGGCCTTCACTGTTTTAGGCATCCACAATTTCTGTCGCCTGTGAAATCTTAATCTCCCTTTTGTTATCATTCAGATAAACAGGGCAATGATTGGCATGTGCACATATAGAACAAATTAGGTTTTTTTGGCAATTAGATTGGTAGTGTTTTGATATGTTTTTAGTAACGCTTTCTAATCTCAATGCCTCTCTGAAGTTCCATGACCTGAATGtaacctttttgttttgctttcaggtaCTATGAagcatttcctcctctttctgaAAAGCCAGTTTGCCTGCAGGAAATTATGACTGTATGGAACAAATCCAAAGTATGCTCTTACTCTAGCTCCTCATCTTCATCCACTGCTCCACCAACTAGCACAGATACATCTTCTCCAAAAGACTGCAATAGTGAAAGTGAAGTAACTAAAGACAGAAGTAATAAAGTATCTGCCACTGTACAGGAAAGAacccagcagaagaaaagtaaaaatgagaaggaaaacaaatttagTAACAACACTGTTGAAGAGAAGCCTGTTTTGTACAAAAAGCAAGTCCGACATAAGTCTGAGGGAAAGATGCGTCCTCGCTCCTGGTCATCTGGATCCAGTGAGGCTGGCTCAAGTTCTAGTGGTAATCAAGGTGAATACAAGGCATCAATGAAATGTATTAAAGTAAGACATAAAACAAGAGAGGTTCGAAATAAAAAAGGGCGTAACGGGCAAAGCAGGCTTTCAGTGAAATCTGGTGAAAAGGCTGATAGAAAAGTCCACAGCGGAAGCAGTAGCAGCAGTAGCAGCGGGTCCATCAAACAGCTGTGCAAAAGAGGTAAAAGGCCATTAAAAGaaattggaagaaaagaagctgGTGGTAGCGATGGAAAAGATTTGTATTTagacagcagaaatgaaaaggaatataAAGAAGAACCCTTGTGGTATACTGAGCCGATTACAGAGTATTTTGTTCCTCTtagcagaaaaagcaagctggaGACTACGTACCGCAACAGAGAAGATATATGTGGTGTAACATCAGAGGCTGTAGAAGAGTTGTCTGAATCAGTGCATGGTCTTTGTATTAGCAACAATAATATTCATAAAACATACCTCGCAGCAGGTACTTTCATCGATGGTCACTTTGTAGAAATGCCTGCAGTTCTAAATGAGGATATTGACCTCGCTGGGACCTCAATATGTTCTCAACCAGAGGACGACAAGTATTTAGATGATGTTCATCTGTCAGAACTAACACACTTCTATGAAGTGGATATTGATCAATCCATGTTGGATCCTGGTGCCTCAGATACGATGCAAGGAGAAAGTCGGATTTTAAATATGATTCGAcaaaagagtaaagaaaaaactgatTTTGAGGCAGAATGTTGCATAGTGTTAGATGGAATGGAGTTGCAAGGGGAAAGTGCAATATGGACAGATTCGACCAGCTCTGTTGGTGCTGAAGGGTGGTTCTTGCAAGACCTTAGTAATTTAGCTCAATTTTGGGAGTGCTGTTCATCTTCTAGTTCTGGTGATGCAGATGGGGAAAGTTTTGGAGGAGATTCTCCGATCAGATTCTCCCCCATCTTAGACAGCACAATGCTTAATTCACACATGCTTGCTGGCAATCAAGAGCTCTTTTCAGATATTAATGAAGGGTCTGGTATAAACTCTTGTTTTTCGGTGTTTGAAGTGCAATGCAGTAACTCtgttttaccattttcttttgaaacactCAACttgggaaatgaaaatgcagattcTAGTAGCACTGCTAATATTCTTGGGAAAACACAGTCTAGATTGCTAATATGGACCAAAAATAGTGCCTTTGATGAAAATGAACACTGTTCCAATCTTTCAACAAGAACCTGTAGTCCATGGTCACACTCGGAAGAAACCCGTTCAGACAATGAGACTTTAAATATTCCGTATGAAGAATCCACACAATTTAATGCAGAAGATATTAATTATGTAGTTCCTAGAGTGTCTTCGAGTTATGTAGATGAAGAAATTATAGATTTTTTGCCAGAAGAAACCTGCCAGCAACAAGCTAGAACTTTAGGAGAAATGCctgctttgattttcaaaaaaaaatctaagctAGAATCTGTCTGTGGTATTCAGCtagaacaaaaagcagaaagtaaagACTATGAAACTACACAAGGGTGTAGTGAAAGCAGTCCACATGGAGATGGCTACAGCTCAGGGGTTATTAAAGATATTTGGACAAATATGACAGATGGAAATTCTGCAGCGATGGTAGAAATAGAAGGAATAGAAGATGAATTGTTTTCAACTGATGTAAATAActattgctgctgtttggaTACAGAAGCAAAAGTTGAAACCCTCCAAGAGCCCAATAAAGCAGTGCAGAGATCAGAGTATCACCTTTGGGAAGGTCAGAAGGAGAATTTAGAGAAGAGAGCCTTTGTGTCAAATGATTTATCAAAAGTAGATGGTGGTGACTATACTACACCGTCAAAACCTTGGGATGTTAACCAGgataaagaaaattcatttataCTTGGCGGTGTGTATGGGGAGCTCAAAACATTTAACAGTGATGGAGAATGGGCAGTGGTGCCACCTAGTCACACAAAAGGGAGCTTATTACAATGTGCAGCTTCTGATGTAGTGACAATAGCTGGTACAGATGTTTTTATGACTCCAGGTAATAGCTTTGCCCCTGGTCATAGGCAATTATGGAGGCCATTTGTATCATTTGAACAGAATGAGCAATCAAAGAGTGGAGATAACGGATTAAAtaagggtttttcttttatcttccatGAAGACTTACTGGGAGCTTGTGGTAACTTTCAAGTGGAAGAACCAGGGCTTGAATACTCATTCTCTTCCTTTGACCTGAACAATCCATTTTCACAAGTTCTTCATGTAGAGTGTTCGTTTGAGCCAGAAGGAATTGCATCTTTCAGCCCTAGTTTTAAACCTAAGTCAATTTTGTGCTCTGATTCAGACAGTGAGGTTTTACACCCCAGGATATGTGGTGTTGATCGAACGCAGTACAGGGCTATACGGATTTCTCCAAGGACTCACTTTCGCCCGATTTCTGCATCTGAACTTTCTCCAGGTGGTGGAAGTGAGTCAGAATTTGAGTCAGAAAAAGATGAGGGAGGTATTGCTGTCCCTTCTCAAGTAGATGTATTTGAGGATCCACAAGCAGATCTCAAACCTCTGGaagaagatgcagaaaaagaagggCATTATTATGGAAAATCAGAGCTTGAATCTGGAAAATTCCTTCCCAGATTAAAGAAGTCTGGAATGGAGAAGAGTGCACAGACATCATTGGATTCCCAAGAAGAGTCGGCTGGGATGTTGCCAGTAGGAAACCAAGATCCCTGTTTAGAATGCAGTATGAAAGAATCTGTAGATGGTAGGGTGATGGAGAGCTCTAAAGTCAACTGCAGAATAGTGGAGCCGCATGAGGAGACTAGCAGATTTTGCAGTTGTAAAGCAGGGTGCCATTTCCCCACGTACGAGGATAATCCTGTTCCTTCAGGAGAGCTTGAAGAGGTATGTGGATATATAAAATTGTGGAATTTGCGGCTGGCAGCTGATAACCAGCAGTTTGTCATGTGACAGTTCAATTTCAATGTTTGTAATTGTATAGCTCTctagaaaatagttttttagAAACACTGGAGATTCCATctgaacataagaaaaaactttGTTACTCTAAGGATGACCAAGCATTgacacaggttgcccaggaagGGTgtagaatctccatccttggagatgctcAAAAGACTTCTGGATgcagtcctgggcaacctgcaATAGGTGGCCCAGCTTGAGTAGGGGGAGTTGAAAATGATGGCCTCCAGAGCTCCCTTTGTACCTTAAccattctgtgagtctgtgaaAAATTAACTATCTTCAGGCATTATGGTGTCATCTTGCACACCTTTAgaaatatatgcatgtgtatgcTCATTTGACTTCAAAATCTGTTTACTGTAGGTTTTTAAGCTTATCTGATTTGCATATAATATGTTAAAATGTGCATAAAGTTTGAGGAATGAGATATTACTGATTTTGATTCAGACCTGTTTCgaagaggaaaagctgaagtcGGTCTTTTCAATAGAGTTACTTCCAAGCAGAATAATTTGGAGCTGAATTATTGGATGTAAACTTCAGCAAAGAATGGTTTGTAGAAAAGCTTGATTGTctagaaatcaaaatattctcttgtcagcacagacacagaaagaaataaaacatggatGCAAAATATCCATCACTACCACAGTACTGCAAGGAGGCTTAGCTGTAACTACAGGTTAAGCTCAGACTTTTCTGTCGGGTAATTGTAGCCATAGATTAAGTAATGATCAAGAGCAAAAATCCTTTGCAGCCAAAAATATCCaagtttttcttgctgtgagCTCGCTCTGCTCTTGAGAATAAATACATGaccaacaaaataatttagttgTGCAGCCAGCCCAGAGATACTGTCTTGGATAGTTGTAAGTTGcatcttacattttcttttccc
The Falco rusticolus isolate bFalRus1 chromosome 1, bFalRus1.pri, whole genome shotgun sequence genome window above contains:
- the KIAA0232 gene encoding uncharacterized protein KIAA0232 homolog isoform X3, with protein sequence MKKQAAVQCLRSASDESSGIETLVEELCSRLKDLQSKQEEKIHKKLEGSLSPETDLSPTAKDQVEMYYEAFPPLSEKPVCLQEIMTVWNKSKVCSYSSSSSSSTAPPTSTDTSSPKDCNSESEVTKDRSNKVSATVQERTQQKKSKNEKENKFSNNTVEEKPVLYKKQVRHKSEGKMRPRSWSSGSSEAGSSSSGNQGEYKASMKCIKVRHKTREVRNKKGRNGQSRLSVKSGEKADRKVHSGSSSSSSSGSIKQLCKRGKRPLKEIGRKEAGGSDGKDLYLDSRNEKEYKEEPLWYTEPITEYFVPLSRKSKLETTYRNREDICGVTSEAVEELSESVHGLCISNNNIHKTYLAAGTFIDGHFVEMPAVLNEDIDLAGTSICSQPEDDKYLDDVHLSELTHFYEVDIDQSMLDPGASDTMQGESRILNMIRQKSKEKTDFEAECCIVLDGMELQGESAIWTDSTSSVGAEGWFLQDLSNLAQFWECCSSSSSGDADGESFGGDSPIRFSPILDSTMLNSHMLAGNQELFSDINEGSGINSCFSVFEVQCSNSVLPFSFETLNLGNENADSSSTANILGKTQSRLLIWTKNSAFDENEHCSNLSTRTCSPWSHSEETRSDNETLNIPYEESTQFNAEDINYVVPRVSSSYVDEEIIDFLPEETCQQQARTLGEMPALIFKKKSKLESVCGIQLEQKAESKDYETTQGCSESSPHGDGYSSGVIKDIWTNMTDGNSAAMVEIEGIEDELFSTDVNNYCCCLDTEAKVETLQEPNKAVQRSEYHLWEGQKENLEKRAFVSNDLSKVDGGDYTTPSKPWDVNQDKENSFILGGVYGELKTFNSDGEWAVVPPSHTKGSLLQCAASDVVTIAGTDVFMTPGNSFAPGHRQLWRPFVSFEQNEQSKSGDNGLNKGFSFIFHEDLLGACGNFQVEEPGLEYSFSSFDLNNPFSQVLHVECSFEPEGIASFSPSFKPKSILCSDSDSEVLHPRICGVDRTQYRAIRISPRTHFRPISASELSPGGGSESEFESEKDEGGIAVPSQVDVFEDPQADLKPLEEDAEKEGHYYGKSELESGKFLPRLKKSGMEKSAQTSLDSQEESAGMLPVGNQDPCLECSMKESVDGRVMESSKVNCRIVEPHEETSRFCSCKAGCHFPTYEDNPVPSGELEERMSGSQEKQCWWEKALYSPLFPASQCEECYTNAKGENGVGEFADVKEISNDDEHLLDFNMVSSVYEARCADDINAEAKPNGFRKKIYSSDSSSSEDTASEGGSEWADPCEEELFSRTQL
- the KIAA0232 gene encoding uncharacterized protein KIAA0232 homolog isoform X1, with translation MRPICTVVVDGLPSESSSSSYPGPVSVSEMSLLHALGPVQTWLGQELEKCGIDAMIYTRYVLSLLLHDSYDYDLQEQENDIFLGWEKGAYKKWGKSKKKCSDLTLEEMKKQAAVQCLRSASDESSGIETLVEELCSRLKDLQSKQEEKIHKKLEGSLSPETDLSPTAKDQVEMYYEAFPPLSEKPVCLQEIMTVWNKSKVCSYSSSSSSSTAPPTSTDTSSPKDCNSESEVTKDRSNKVSATVQERTQQKKSKNEKENKFSNNTVEEKPVLYKKQVRHKSEGKMRPRSWSSGSSEAGSSSSGNQGEYKASMKCIKVRHKTREVRNKKGRNGQSRLSVKSGEKADRKVHSGSSSSSSSGSIKQLCKRGKRPLKEIGRKEAGGSDGKDLYLDSRNEKEYKEEPLWYTEPITEYFVPLSRKSKLETTYRNREDICGVTSEAVEELSESVHGLCISNNNIHKTYLAAGTFIDGHFVEMPAVLNEDIDLAGTSICSQPEDDKYLDDVHLSELTHFYEVDIDQSMLDPGASDTMQGESRILNMIRQKSKEKTDFEAECCIVLDGMELQGESAIWTDSTSSVGAEGWFLQDLSNLAQFWECCSSSSSGDADGESFGGDSPIRFSPILDSTMLNSHMLAGNQELFSDINEGSGINSCFSVFEVQCSNSVLPFSFETLNLGNENADSSSTANILGKTQSRLLIWTKNSAFDENEHCSNLSTRTCSPWSHSEETRSDNETLNIPYEESTQFNAEDINYVVPRVSSSYVDEEIIDFLPEETCQQQARTLGEMPALIFKKKSKLESVCGIQLEQKAESKDYETTQGCSESSPHGDGYSSGVIKDIWTNMTDGNSAAMVEIEGIEDELFSTDVNNYCCCLDTEAKVETLQEPNKAVQRSEYHLWEGQKENLEKRAFVSNDLSKVDGGDYTTPSKPWDVNQDKENSFILGGVYGELKTFNSDGEWAVVPPSHTKGSLLQCAASDVVTIAGTDVFMTPGNSFAPGHRQLWRPFVSFEQNEQSKSGDNGLNKGFSFIFHEDLLGACGNFQVEEPGLEYSFSSFDLNNPFSQVLHVECSFEPEGIASFSPSFKPKSILCSDSDSEVLHPRICGVDRTQYRAIRISPRTHFRPISASELSPGGGSESEFESEKDEGGIAVPSQVDVFEDPQADLKPLEEDAEKEGHYYGKSELESGKFLPRLKKSGMEKSAQTSLDSQEESAGMLPVGNQDPCLECSMKESVDGRVMESSKVNCRIVEPHEETSRFCSCKAGCHFPTYEDNPVPSGELEERMSGSQEKQCWWEKALYSPLFPASQCEECYTNAKGENGVGEFADVKEISNDDEHLLDFNMVSSVYEARCADDINAEAKPNGFRKKIYSSDSSSSEDTASEGGSEWADPCEEELFSRTQL
- the KIAA0232 gene encoding uncharacterized protein KIAA0232 homolog isoform X2; this translates as MRPICTVVVDGLPSESSSSSYPGPVSVSEMSLLHALGPVQTWLGQELEKCGIDAMIYTRYVLSLLLHDSYDYDLQEQENDIFLGWEKGAYKKWGKSKKKCSDLTLEEMKKQAAVQCLRSASDESSGIETLVEELCSRLKDLQSKQEEKIHKKLEGSLSPETDLSPTAKDQVEMYYEAFPPLSEKPVCLQEIMTVWNKSKVCSYSSSSSSSTAPPTSTDTSSPKDCNSESEVTKDRSNKVSATVQERTQQKKSKNEKENKFSNNTVEEKPVLYKKQVRHKSEGKMRPRSWSSGSSEAGSSSSGNQGEYKASMKCIKVRHKTREVRNKKGRNGQSRLSVKSGEKADRKVHSGSSSSSSSGSIKQLCKRGKRPLKEIGRKEAGGSDGKDLYLDSRNEKEYKEEPLWYTEPITEYFVPLSRKSKLETTYRNREDICGVTSEAVEELSESVHGLCISNNNIHKTYLAAGTFIDGHFVEMPAVLNEDIDLAGTSICSQPEDDKYLDDVHLSELTHFYEVDIDQSMLDPGASDTMQGESRILNMIRQKSKEKTDFEAECCIVLDGMELQGESAIWTDSTSSVGAEGWFLQDLSNLAQFWECCSSSSSGDADGESFGGDSPIRFSPILDSTMLNSHMLAGNQELFSDINEGSGINSCFSVFEVQCSNSVLPFSFETLNLGNENADSSSTANILGKTQSRLLIWTKNSAFDENEHCSNLSTRTCSPWSHSEETRSDNETLNIPYEESTQFNAEDINYVVPRVSSSYVDEEIIDFLPEETCQQQARTLGEMPALIFKKKSKLESVCGIQLEQKAESKDYETTQGCSESSPHGDGYSSGVIKDIWTNMTDGNSAAMVEIEGIEDELFSTDVNNYCCCLDTEAKVETLQEPNKAVQRSEYHLWEGQKENLEKRAFVSNDLSKVDGGDYTTPSKPWDVNQDKENSFILGGVYGELKTFNSDGEWAVVPPSHTKGSLLQCAASDVVTIAGTDVFMTPGNSFAPGHRQLWRPFVSFEQNEQSKSGDNGLNKGFSFIFHEDLLGACGNFQVEEPGLEYSFSSFDLNNPFSQVLHVECSFEPEGIASFSPSFKPKSILCSDSDSEVLHPRICGVDRTQYRAIRISPRTHFRPISASELSPGGGSESEFESEKDEGGIAVPSQVDVFEDPQADLKPLEEDAEKEGHYYGKSELESGKFLPRLKKSGMEKSAQTSLDSQEESAGMLPVGNQDPCLECSMKESVDGRVMESSKVNCRIVEPHEETSRFCSCKAGCHFPTYEDNPVPSGELEERMSGSQEKQCWWEKALYSPLFPASQCEECYTNAKGENGVGEFADVKEISNDDEHLLDFNMVSLSLVWGRSFLLLL